The window TGCTAGATGGAGAGGATTTTCCGAATAGGCTATCGAATACTATGTAAGTAGGAATCTTATATCCAAGTGTGTAACATATTTGATATACTGAATGCATATATCTATTGTATAAATTGGTTTTTGGAAAGACATACTGGTAATATTGTCTTTGTATCGTTTCTGGGGGTGCGAGAGTGTGAGCAATGCGCATAATACGAAAAGGATCATGATTAGCTTGCCTGACAATCTGTTGCAAGAAGTGGACGGTATTGTCGAGAAGGAGAATTCCAATCGCAGCGAATTTATTCGCCAGGCAATGAAGCTGTATTTAATTGAACGTAAAAAGCGCAGTCTACGCGAATCCATGCAGCGTGGGTATATGGAGATGGCGAAAATAAATCTCAGCATGGCATCTGAAGCTTTTCAAGCGGAGGAAGAAGCGGACGGTACGCTTGATCGCTTAGTAAGCGGGGTGTAAGCAGTGATTGTCAAACGTGGTGATGTTTTTTTCGCAGATCTTTCGCCGGTTGTAGGGTCGGAGCAGGGAGGGGTTCGTCCTGTTCTAGTGATCCAAAATGATATCGGCAACCGCTTTAGCCCAACCGTGATTGTTGCAGCGATTACAGCTCAAATCCAGAAGGCGAAGCTTCCCACGCATGTGGAAATCGATGCGGAAACGCATGGTTTCGACAGAGATTCGGTGATTCTGCTTGAACAAATCAGAACAATCGATAAGCAACGGCTTACGGACAAAATTACGCATTTGGATGAAGAAACGATGCGCAAAGTTGACGATGCTTTGCAAATTAGTGTGGGACTGATAGAGTTTTGAATAGGATCAGGAACGGACGAGGGTGCAAGGTTCCCTCGTTTTTTGGTTTGTATACATACATTGGAATAGAAATGAATAGAAGTGGGGGAACTGGTTGTGGCAAATGCGGAAGAGCTGAAAATTAAGGCTAGTGAAATGGAAGAGCAAAAGTTGAGCGAGACAGAGGGAAAGAAGACAAAGGCTAGTGAGTATGAAGAGCCAAGGGAGAAAGTACAGATCTCCGAAGAAAAGAAAGCAGAGATCCAGGAGCGTATCCTGAAGCAGATCTCTGCTGAGTTGCAGCTGCCGGCTGGCAAAGTGAAGACAACGATGGGGCTGCTCGATGAGGGCAACACGATTCCTTTTATCGCACGTTACCGCAAAGAGATGACAGGCGAGCTGGATGAGAACCAGCTGCGAGATATCGAGGATCGGTTGCAGTACTTGCGCAACCTTGAGGATCGTAAGATCGAGGTTGTTCGTTTAATTGATGAGCAGGGCAAGTTGACGGATGAACTGCGCAAGTCGATTGAAGGCGCTGCGAAGCTGCAGGAAATCGAGGATTTGTACAGACCGTTCCGTCAAAAGCGCAAAACGAGAGCGAGCGTTGCCAAAGAGCGCGGTCTTGAGCCGTTAGCGGAATGGATTTGGAAGCAGCCTCGTCAAGGCTCGCTGGAACAAGAAGCAGCGCGTTATGTGAACGCGGACAAGCAGGTAGGAAGCGCCGCTGATGCGATTCAAGGCGCAATGGATATTCTTGCGGAGAATATCGCGGACGATGCTAAGATTCGAGCTTGGGTGCGTAGATATACGCATGATCAGGGGATTTTGCGTACGGAGGCCAAAGATGCAAAGGCTGAATCCGTCTATGAGATGTACTACGCCTATCAAGAGCCTGTTAAACGCTTGCCGCCTCACCGTATTCTCGCGATTAATCGTGGAGAGCGGGAGGACATCCTAAAGGTTGGCTTGGATGTTGCGGTCGATAAAATTCACGATTATATGGTTAGACAAGTCGTGAAAGGTGATTCCGTTGTTCGCGACGTGCTTCGCTCCGTTGTAGAGGATGCTTATAAAAGATTACTTGCGCCTTCTATTGAGCGCGAAGTGCGCGGTGAAATGACCGAGATGGGCGAGGAGCAAGCGATTAAGATTTTCGCGGAAAATCTACGGAATCTGCTGCTCCAAGCCCCGGTCAAAGGGCACGTGGTGCTGGGTGTCGATCCAGCTTACCGGACAGGCTGTAAGCTGGCCGTCATAGACGACACCGGTAAAATGCTTGAAATCGCCGTCACCTACCCGACGCCACCGAATAATAAGGTGGCGGAAGCGAAGGCGAAGTTCAAGCAGTTGATCAGCAAGCATGGTGTCGAGCTGATCGTTATCGGTAATGGGACGGCTTCCCGTGAAACGGAGCAGTTTGTTGCGGAGCTGATTGCTGAGATCAAGGAGCAGAAGCTCAAGTACTTGATCGTAAGCGAAGCGGGGGCGAGCGTGTACTCCGCGTCAAAGCTGGCGCAGACGGAGTTCCCGGAGCTCGACGTAGCCGAGCGCAGCGCGATCTCGATCGCGCGGAGGCTGCAGGACCCGCTCGCGGAGCTTGTGAAGATCGAGCCGAAGGCCATCGGCGTCGGGCAGTACCAGCATGACGTTTCGCAGAAACGTCTGGACGAGAACTTGAAGGCCGTCGTAGAGTCGGCCGTTAACCATGTCGGCGTGGACCTGAACACGGCGTCCCCGTCCTTGCTCTCGTACGTGTCGGGCGTGAATGCGACACTGGCGAAGAACATCGTCAAGTATCGCGAGGAGAACGGCAAGTTCAGCTCCCGACAGGAGCTGTCGAAGGTTCCGCGCCTTGGCGCGAAAACCTTCGAGCAGTGTGTCGGGTTCATGCGGATTCCGGGCGGCCGTAACCCGCTCGACAACACCCCGATCCATCCGGAGTCTTACGACGTGGTGGATCGGCTGTTCAAGGAGCTGCGCCTAGAGTTGGCGCAGCTTGGCTCACAGCAGCTGCTGGCGCTGCTGCAGACGCTGGAGCCAGAGGAACTGGCTCCTAAGCTGGGCGTAGGTGTCCCGACGATGCGGGACATCCTAGACAGCCTGCAGCGGCCTGGGCGAGATCCGCGGGACGAAGTCCCTGCGCCGATCTTCCGCACCGATGTGCTGCAGCTTGAAGACCTTGTGCCGGGCATGGAATTGACCGGCACGGTGCGCAACGTTATCGACTTCGGTGCCTTCGTCGATATCGGCATTAAGAACGATGGGCTGGTGCATATTTCCCAGCTCAAGAACGGCTTCGTGAAACACCCCATGGATGTGGTGTCCGTTGGGGACATCGTCCAAGTATGGGTGCTTAGCGTAGACGAGAAAAAAGGCCGCGTTGGCTTGACTATGAAAAAGCCTCAGCAATAGATTGATTAAGCAGTTGGCAGCGTTATGCTCCCAGCTGCTTTTTTTGTAGGCTGATCGCTGGCTAATTAGAGCCTCCAAAGGCTGCTATTCTTCCTGTGTTATGCCATATTCGATAAATAGAAGCTCCTAGGGACTCTTATTCGGAAAAAAATAAGAATATTAATAATGAAATTTACAAATAAGAGCCTGTAGAGACTTCTATTTCAATATTTTTGGCCGAAATTGCTCAAATAACAGCCTTTAGGGACTCCTAATTTACGGTGGCTGAGAGTATATCCAACCAAGATAGCTACATAGCTACCTGAGATCCATTAAACTCCTTAAGTTACTCGTACGCCCAACCAAGAGTCGTTACCGAGATCAGCCAAACTCCACATCATCCTTCCTTAAGTTACTCGTACGCCCAGCCAAGAGTCGTTACCGACATCAACCAAACTCCACATCATCCTTCCTTAAGTTACTTGTACGCCAAACCAAGAGGCGATACCGACATCAGCCAACCTCCACATCATCCTTCCTTAAGTTACTTGTACGCCAAACCAAGAGGCGTTCCCAACATCAATCAATCTCCACATCATCCTTCCTTAACGTAATCGTACGCTCAACCAAAAGGCGTTACCAACATCAGCCAACCTCCACATTATCCTTCCTTAAGGTACTCGTACGCCCAACCAAAAGGCGATACCGACATCAGCCAAACTCCACATCATCCTTCCTTAAGTTA is drawn from Paenibacillus sp. V4I7 and contains these coding sequences:
- a CDS encoding CopG family ribbon-helix-helix protein; its protein translation is MSNAHNTKRIMISLPDNLLQEVDGIVEKENSNRSEFIRQAMKLYLIERKKRSLRESMQRGYMEMAKINLSMASEAFQAEEEADGTLDRLVSGV
- a CDS encoding type II toxin-antitoxin system PemK/MazF family toxin, with amino-acid sequence MIVKRGDVFFADLSPVVGSEQGGVRPVLVIQNDIGNRFSPTVIVAAITAQIQKAKLPTHVEIDAETHGFDRDSVILLEQIRTIDKQRLTDKITHLDEETMRKVDDALQISVGLIEF
- a CDS encoding Tex family protein — protein: MEEQKLSETEGKKTKASEYEEPREKVQISEEKKAEIQERILKQISAELQLPAGKVKTTMGLLDEGNTIPFIARYRKEMTGELDENQLRDIEDRLQYLRNLEDRKIEVVRLIDEQGKLTDELRKSIEGAAKLQEIEDLYRPFRQKRKTRASVAKERGLEPLAEWIWKQPRQGSLEQEAARYVNADKQVGSAADAIQGAMDILAENIADDAKIRAWVRRYTHDQGILRTEAKDAKAESVYEMYYAYQEPVKRLPPHRILAINRGEREDILKVGLDVAVDKIHDYMVRQVVKGDSVVRDVLRSVVEDAYKRLLAPSIEREVRGEMTEMGEEQAIKIFAENLRNLLLQAPVKGHVVLGVDPAYRTGCKLAVIDDTGKMLEIAVTYPTPPNNKVAEAKAKFKQLISKHGVELIVIGNGTASRETEQFVAELIAEIKEQKLKYLIVSEAGASVYSASKLAQTEFPELDVAERSAISIARRLQDPLAELVKIEPKAIGVGQYQHDVSQKRLDENLKAVVESAVNHVGVDLNTASPSLLSYVSGVNATLAKNIVKYREENGKFSSRQELSKVPRLGAKTFEQCVGFMRIPGGRNPLDNTPIHPESYDVVDRLFKELRLELAQLGSQQLLALLQTLEPEELAPKLGVGVPTMRDILDSLQRPGRDPRDEVPAPIFRTDVLQLEDLVPGMELTGTVRNVIDFGAFVDIGIKNDGLVHISQLKNGFVKHPMDVVSVGDIVQVWVLSVDEKKGRVGLTMKKPQQ